The nucleotide window CAAGAACATGTCTATATGTTAAATTTCCTGAAGTATTATCAGTGAATTTTGTAGATTTTTTAATATTATCAACAACAGCACCAGCTTGAGATTGATCAGTTGCTAATTTTAGCAATAATTGTTCAGCTATTTTTTTGTATCCCTTAACTTGAGGGTGAATATCAAATTGTGTTGCTCCTAATTTTGTATCAGAATCATTTCAAATGTCTGCATCAAATGGATCAACGTAATTTACACTAGCTTTTTGCGCTGTTTGGCGAATTGCAGTATTAATTTCGGTTGTAACTTTTTGGAAGTAATCTTTTTCTAAACCAAAATCATTAGCAAAAAGGTTACTTAAAACTTGAACTAAAAGTGAGTTTGGCAATTTATATGGAAGTAAATTTATATGTAAATTAGGATTAATTGTTTTTAATTCTTTTAAGAGATTTTCTAAATCTGCTTTAAATTCTGTTATTTTGGTAGAAATTTCGTTTTTTATATATTTGGCTATTTTTGGTTTTAAATCCTCTTTTTCCTTAGTATCTTTCTTACCATCAGCAGGAGCTGTTTCTTGAGTTGTTGCTGGGGCTGATTCTACAGTAATTTTATCTAATTCCTCTTTAATTCCGGATGTTTCAGGAGATAAAAGTGAGCCAAATTTGGTTGCAACTAAGAAAATATCATTAGCGCCAAGAGTCATTGTCAAAAGATTAGCGTTTTTAATTTTCTGAGTTAGTTCAGGGTAACTTGATTTATTAAAATTGCCAAAAACGGTAGATAAATCATTAAATTTTGTATTTTGATCGTTATTTTTAGGGACAAAAGGATTATCAGCGACTTTTCCAGTTGTGTATTTTGTAGGATTAATTAAATTAAGTCAATTTTTTACTGTTGCACCAGAAAAAGCCAAATTATCATATGAAACCAGCGAATCTTTGTTCAACTTTTGCAAATAGTGCGCAAAAAAGGAAGGATACGAAAGACCACTTACGCCCCCCCCTTGCGAGTTAAGCTTACCTTGAAAATCGCGATAAGTTTCTTGATTAAATCCGGCGGTAACAGAATCACCAATGGCTAAATATTTGAATGATTGTAGTTTTGCTGAGTCTTGAGAAACACACGCAACAAACGTTACTGCAGTAGCTATTGGTAATAAACCTAATGATATAAGTTTTAATCTTTTTCTAACGGGATAGTTTTGAACATTTTTGTATTTCATACTGTTTCCTTTCGATTTTAGTTTAATAAGTTAAAAATTATACTAAAAAAAATAAAAATAAAAAAAACTAAAAAATCTAAATTAGTTGAAAAACCCCACTTTTAATTCGCGGATTTTAGTATTTTTTCTATAAATTTAAGGCATTTTTGGTCAAAATTGCAACAAAAAAATTAAATTAAAATTAGCCTACTTATTTTATTATTTATTAAAAAATTTTATCTTCGTGAATTAATATGCTAATTTACTTTAGTTTGCTGGATCTCGATTTTTCCGGTTTGATGGCAAAAATTAACTTTTTATTGAATAAAAATATGCAAAATACCGGTAAATCCGGGTTTTTTGACGCTAAATCTTAATTTTTATAGTTTTGAAGTTAACGTTCTGCAAAAAAATGCTTGGTCAAAAATAAAGTTATGTTATAATTACTATCACATAAGAATAATTAATAAATTTGATATTGAATTAAGGAGTGCTTATTATGTTTTTGTCATAAAAAAATCAGAAAATGCGAATTTTCCATTATATTTTTAAATATGATGGTATGCCTTAAATTTCACCGTTTAGAAATCTAGAAATTTAGGGCTTTTGGTTATGGCTCTTTCAAAACTTCACATATTTTTTTAGGCTCAATTTAAATAAAAACGAGTTTTCTATTTACATTGAGTTTAAATAGTAGTTGTATTTTTTTATGGTTTTTGTTATTTTGTCCATAAATTGATTTTTGTCAGTGTTTTAAACTAAAAAAGCAGTTTAGATATTTTATATTTTGCTTTTAAGTTAAAATTTTAGCTTTTTTAGTTTGCTTTATTTGATTAATAAGTAGATTTTTTCTTTCATGAGTGTTAGATTTAAAATTCATTGTTTTTGCTTTGATAGTTATTTTTCCTGAGTTTGCCAAAAAAGTTAAAAAAGTGCCCAAAACTAAACCAGGACACTTTTTTAGATTATCTCATTAAACTGGGAAACTCGGAAATATGCTAATTTACTTTAATTTCTGGATCTTTTTAATTTAAAGGAAACTTAAGTACAATTAATTTCAATAAGAAACAATGGTTTTAGAATTAACCAGTTTAAGGAAAACAGAAAATAATTTCCTAAAATTTCAACTGAAATTTTAGGCTAAAAAACAGTAATTATTAGGATTTTTTACTAAAAGCAATATTTCTCGAAATATAATAAACCGATTCAGCAAGTGTAGGGTGGGTAAAAGCTGAATTTTGAAGGTCTAGAATTGTCATATTTTTGCTTATTGCTAATGCGATTTGGTTAATCAAAGTCGATGAATCTTCAAGAAAAATAGTTGCTGATAGAATTTTGTAAGTGTTTTTTTCGTAATTAATTTTGACAAAACCAATTTCAAAATCTAAGTTAGCATGTGCTCTTGGCAAATTTCTTGCAAAAACTTGCGCTGATTCAAATTCAATTTTTG belongs to Mesomycoplasma ovipneumoniae and includes:
- a CDS encoding SGNH/GDSL hydrolase family protein, whose protein sequence is MKYKNVQNYPVRKRLKLISLGLLPIATAVTFVACVSQDSAKLQSFKYLAIGDSVTAGFNQETYRDFQGKLNSQGGGVSGLSYPSFFAHYLQKLNKDSLVSYDNLAFSGATVKNWLNLINPTKYTTGKVADNPFVPKNNDQNTKFNDLSTVFGNFNKSSYPELTQKIKNANLLTMTLGANDIFLVATKFGSLLSPETSGIKEELDKITVESAPATTQETAPADGKKDTKEKEDLKPKIAKYIKNEISTKITEFKADLENLLKELKTINPNLHINLLPYKLPNSLLVQVLSNLFANDFGLEKDYFQKVTTEINTAIRQTAQKASVNYVDPFDADIWNDSDTKLGATQFDIHPQVKGYKKIAEQLLLKLATDQSQAGAVVDNIKKSTKFTDNTSGNLTYRHVLDLSSVAKTNEELLKKINDNKSETDFIDEESEFEKSQASLVKDDKKDLVDSMISVLSSNIFGKLDFKDLVAKSGNFYSSILVNLIPESASEKSLAEILKTLGEFATPFLKKPGTDIVKAALNRALTDLEKKVKDPKNHSKITFPSIINSIISGFVLNINISKALAKLPEILANQSSTSSSTSTTNSTPSTSGNSTSRS